In Phoenix dactylifera cultivar Barhee BC4 chromosome 11, palm_55x_up_171113_PBpolish2nd_filt_p, whole genome shotgun sequence, the following are encoded in one genomic region:
- the LOC103715128 gene encoding peptidyl-prolyl cis-trans isomerase CYP38, chloroplastic-like isoform X1 has translation MAALLSSHCRLSATGPRSSVSAKRSCFDGHRRTLWFRCSSSSSSRFPKLESLRVEVAKKNSFHLKECSVSIALAIGLVTGVPTLDWPAHASPSGPVLPDLSVLISGPPIKDPGALLRYALPINSKAIWEVQRPLEDITGSLKVSGVRALDLVERNVRHASRALNQGRTLILSSVAESKKEHGQELVDKLATGMEELQRIVEERDRDAVAAKQKELLQYVGAVEEDMVDGFPYEVPEEYRSMPLLKGRATVDMKVKVKDNPNIQECVFRIVLDGYNAPVTAGNFLDLVERHFYDGMEIQRADGFVVQTGDPEGPAEGFIDPSTEKIRTIPLEITATSDKMPVYGVTLEELGRYKAQTRLPFNAFGTLAMARDEYDNNSASSQVFWLLKESELTPSNANILDGRYSVFGYVTENEDYLADLKVGDVIESIQVVAGLDNLVNPSYKIVGRSIEPTITGSRLNQNL, from the exons ATGGCTGCCCTCCTCTCCTCCCACTGCCGCCTCTCCGCCACTGGCCCGAGATCCTCCGTCTCGGCCAAGCGGAGCTGCTTCGATGGGCACCGGAGAACCCTCTGGTTCCGTTGCTCCTCGTCTTCTTCTTCGAGGTTTCCCAAACTCGAATCCTTAAGGGTAGAGGTAGCG AAGAAGAACtcatttcatctgaaggaatGTTCAGTTTCCATAGCATTGGCAATTGGATTGGTCACTGGTGTTCCCACACTAGACTGGCCTGCACATGCATCCCCTTCAGGCCCCGTGCTGCCTGATCTCTCAGTTTTAATCTCTGGACCACCTATTAAAGATCCTGGTGCCTTGTTGAGGTATGCATTGCCTATTAATAGCAAAGCTATTTGGGAGGTTCAAAGGCCTCTGGAGGATATAACCGGCAGTCTCAAGGTCTCTGGGGTCAGAGCATTGGATTTGGTTGAGAGA AATGTGAGGCATGCATCTCGTGCTCTCAATCAGGGGAGAACTTTGATTCTGTCGAGTGTGGCTGAATCAAAAAAAGAACATGGACAAGAGTTGGTTGACAAGTTGGCCACTGGAATGGAAGAGCTCCAGCGTATTGTAGAGGAACGGGATAGGGATGCAGTTGCAGCAAAACAAAAGGAGCTTCTGCAATATGTTGGAGC TGTTGAAGAGGATATGGTGGATGGTTTCCCATATGAAGTGCCAGAGGAATACCGTAGTATGCCTCTTTTAAAGGGGAGGGCAACtgttgatatgaaggtgaaagTTAAGGACAATCCCAACATACAGGAGTGTGTATTTCGCATAGTTCTTGATGGATACAATGCCCCTGTGACAGCTGGGAATTTCTTGGATCTAGTGGAAAGGCACTTCTATGATGGAATGGAAATCCAAAGAG CCGATGGCTTTGTTGTTCAAACTGGAGATCCTGAGGGACCTGCAGAAGGTTTTATTGATCCAAGTACAGAAAAAATCCGAACAATACCTCTAGAAATCACGGCTACTAGTGACAAAATGCCGGTCTATGGTGTGACATTAGAA GAACTTGGACGATATAAAGCTCAAACCCGACTTCCATTTAATGCATTTGGAACCTTGGCAATGGCTAGAGAT GAATATGACAACAATTCTGCTTCCAGCCAGGTCTTCTGGCTTTTAAAAGAAAGTGAACTGACACCTAGTAATGCGAATATATTGGATGGGCGGTATAGTGTGTTTGGATATGTTACTGAGAATGAGGATTATTTAGCAGATCTCAAGGTGGGAGATGTCATTGAATCAATCCAAGTTGTTGCAGGTCTTGATAACCTTGTCAACCCAAGTTACAAGATTGTAGG GAGATCTATTGAACCTACGATAACTGGAAGCAGGTTAAACCAGAATTTGTAG
- the LOC103715128 gene encoding peptidyl-prolyl cis-trans isomerase CYP38, chloroplastic-like isoform X2, with the protein MAALLSSHCRLSATGPRSSVSAKRSCFDGHRRTLWFRCSSSSSSRFPKLESLRVEKKNSFHLKECSVSIALAIGLVTGVPTLDWPAHASPSGPVLPDLSVLISGPPIKDPGALLRYALPINSKAIWEVQRPLEDITGSLKVSGVRALDLVERNVRHASRALNQGRTLILSSVAESKKEHGQELVDKLATGMEELQRIVEERDRDAVAAKQKELLQYVGAVEEDMVDGFPYEVPEEYRSMPLLKGRATVDMKVKVKDNPNIQECVFRIVLDGYNAPVTAGNFLDLVERHFYDGMEIQRADGFVVQTGDPEGPAEGFIDPSTEKIRTIPLEITATSDKMPVYGVTLEELGRYKAQTRLPFNAFGTLAMARDEYDNNSASSQVFWLLKESELTPSNANILDGRYSVFGYVTENEDYLADLKVGDVIESIQVVAGLDNLVNPSYKIVGRSIEPTITGSRLNQNL; encoded by the exons ATGGCTGCCCTCCTCTCCTCCCACTGCCGCCTCTCCGCCACTGGCCCGAGATCCTCCGTCTCGGCCAAGCGGAGCTGCTTCGATGGGCACCGGAGAACCCTCTGGTTCCGTTGCTCCTCGTCTTCTTCTTCGAGGTTTCCCAAACTCGAATCCTTAAGGGTAGAG AAGAAGAACtcatttcatctgaaggaatGTTCAGTTTCCATAGCATTGGCAATTGGATTGGTCACTGGTGTTCCCACACTAGACTGGCCTGCACATGCATCCCCTTCAGGCCCCGTGCTGCCTGATCTCTCAGTTTTAATCTCTGGACCACCTATTAAAGATCCTGGTGCCTTGTTGAGGTATGCATTGCCTATTAATAGCAAAGCTATTTGGGAGGTTCAAAGGCCTCTGGAGGATATAACCGGCAGTCTCAAGGTCTCTGGGGTCAGAGCATTGGATTTGGTTGAGAGA AATGTGAGGCATGCATCTCGTGCTCTCAATCAGGGGAGAACTTTGATTCTGTCGAGTGTGGCTGAATCAAAAAAAGAACATGGACAAGAGTTGGTTGACAAGTTGGCCACTGGAATGGAAGAGCTCCAGCGTATTGTAGAGGAACGGGATAGGGATGCAGTTGCAGCAAAACAAAAGGAGCTTCTGCAATATGTTGGAGC TGTTGAAGAGGATATGGTGGATGGTTTCCCATATGAAGTGCCAGAGGAATACCGTAGTATGCCTCTTTTAAAGGGGAGGGCAACtgttgatatgaaggtgaaagTTAAGGACAATCCCAACATACAGGAGTGTGTATTTCGCATAGTTCTTGATGGATACAATGCCCCTGTGACAGCTGGGAATTTCTTGGATCTAGTGGAAAGGCACTTCTATGATGGAATGGAAATCCAAAGAG CCGATGGCTTTGTTGTTCAAACTGGAGATCCTGAGGGACCTGCAGAAGGTTTTATTGATCCAAGTACAGAAAAAATCCGAACAATACCTCTAGAAATCACGGCTACTAGTGACAAAATGCCGGTCTATGGTGTGACATTAGAA GAACTTGGACGATATAAAGCTCAAACCCGACTTCCATTTAATGCATTTGGAACCTTGGCAATGGCTAGAGAT GAATATGACAACAATTCTGCTTCCAGCCAGGTCTTCTGGCTTTTAAAAGAAAGTGAACTGACACCTAGTAATGCGAATATATTGGATGGGCGGTATAGTGTGTTTGGATATGTTACTGAGAATGAGGATTATTTAGCAGATCTCAAGGTGGGAGATGTCATTGAATCAATCCAAGTTGTTGCAGGTCTTGATAACCTTGTCAACCCAAGTTACAAGATTGTAGG GAGATCTATTGAACCTACGATAACTGGAAGCAGGTTAAACCAGAATTTGTAG
- the LOC103715128 gene encoding peptidyl-prolyl cis-trans isomerase CYP38, chloroplastic-like isoform X3 — translation MAALLSSHCRLSATGPRSSVSAKRSCFDGHRRTLWFRCSSSSSSRFPKLESLRVEVAKKNSFHLKECSVSIALAIGLVTGVPTLDWPAHASPSGPVLPDLSVLISGPPIKDPGALLRYALPINSKAIWEVQRPLEDITGSLKVSGVRALDLVERNVRHASRALNQGRTLILSSVAESKKEHGQELVDKLATGMEELQRIVEERDRDAVAAKQKELLQYVGAVEEDMVDGFPYEVPEEYRSMPLLKGRATVDMKVKVKDNPNIQECVFRIVLDGYNAPVTAGNFLDLVERHFYDGMEIQRADGFVVQTGDPEGPAEGFIDPSTEKIRTIPLEITATSDKMPVYGVTLEELGRYKAQTRLPFNAFGTLAMARDEYDNNSASSQVFWLLKESELTPSNANILDGRYSVFGYVTENEDYLADLKVGDVIESIQVVAGLDNLVNPSYKIVG, via the exons ATGGCTGCCCTCCTCTCCTCCCACTGCCGCCTCTCCGCCACTGGCCCGAGATCCTCCGTCTCGGCCAAGCGGAGCTGCTTCGATGGGCACCGGAGAACCCTCTGGTTCCGTTGCTCCTCGTCTTCTTCTTCGAGGTTTCCCAAACTCGAATCCTTAAGGGTAGAGGTAGCG AAGAAGAACtcatttcatctgaaggaatGTTCAGTTTCCATAGCATTGGCAATTGGATTGGTCACTGGTGTTCCCACACTAGACTGGCCTGCACATGCATCCCCTTCAGGCCCCGTGCTGCCTGATCTCTCAGTTTTAATCTCTGGACCACCTATTAAAGATCCTGGTGCCTTGTTGAGGTATGCATTGCCTATTAATAGCAAAGCTATTTGGGAGGTTCAAAGGCCTCTGGAGGATATAACCGGCAGTCTCAAGGTCTCTGGGGTCAGAGCATTGGATTTGGTTGAGAGA AATGTGAGGCATGCATCTCGTGCTCTCAATCAGGGGAGAACTTTGATTCTGTCGAGTGTGGCTGAATCAAAAAAAGAACATGGACAAGAGTTGGTTGACAAGTTGGCCACTGGAATGGAAGAGCTCCAGCGTATTGTAGAGGAACGGGATAGGGATGCAGTTGCAGCAAAACAAAAGGAGCTTCTGCAATATGTTGGAGC TGTTGAAGAGGATATGGTGGATGGTTTCCCATATGAAGTGCCAGAGGAATACCGTAGTATGCCTCTTTTAAAGGGGAGGGCAACtgttgatatgaaggtgaaagTTAAGGACAATCCCAACATACAGGAGTGTGTATTTCGCATAGTTCTTGATGGATACAATGCCCCTGTGACAGCTGGGAATTTCTTGGATCTAGTGGAAAGGCACTTCTATGATGGAATGGAAATCCAAAGAG CCGATGGCTTTGTTGTTCAAACTGGAGATCCTGAGGGACCTGCAGAAGGTTTTATTGATCCAAGTACAGAAAAAATCCGAACAATACCTCTAGAAATCACGGCTACTAGTGACAAAATGCCGGTCTATGGTGTGACATTAGAA GAACTTGGACGATATAAAGCTCAAACCCGACTTCCATTTAATGCATTTGGAACCTTGGCAATGGCTAGAGAT GAATATGACAACAATTCTGCTTCCAGCCAGGTCTTCTGGCTTTTAAAAGAAAGTGAACTGACACCTAGTAATGCGAATATATTGGATGGGCGGTATAGTGTGTTTGGATATGTTACTGAGAATGAGGATTATTTAGCAGATCTCAAGGTGGGAGATGTCATTGAATCAATCCAAGTTGTTGCAGGTCTTGATAACCTTGTCAACCCAAGTTACAAGATTGTAGGGTAA